In Candidatus Alcyoniella australis, a single window of DNA contains:
- a CDS encoding FCD domain-containing protein has product MIRAAPDFALYYELAKASGNRIFVFTLNTVRQVMQQVIGLYSQLADNSRTSLDLYYRLLEALRNKDADTAEELFEQQARQDDLLLSSMMDGMG; this is encoded by the coding sequence TTGATTAGGGCAGCACCGGACTTCGCGCTGTACTACGAGTTGGCCAAGGCCAGCGGCAACCGGATCTTCGTGTTCACACTGAACACCGTGCGTCAGGTGATGCAACAGGTGATCGGCCTCTATTCCCAGCTGGCCGACAACTCCCGGACCTCGCTCGATCTCTATTACCGACTACTCGAGGCGCTGCGCAACAAGGACGCGGACACGGCCGAGGAGCTGTTCGAACAACAGGCGCGCCAGGACGATCTGTTGCTGTCCTCAATGATGGACGGCATGGGCTGA
- the rbsK gene encoding ribokinase, which yields MDQPRICVVGACNIDLISYVPRLPVLGETLHGERFAIGFGGKGANQAAMAAKLGAAVSMVAKLGRDTFGEDTLANFKRLGIDTRHVVFTDQAFSGVAPIAVDAQGNNSIIIVTGANDLLTVDEVEAARDVIAASQVLVCQLESPLEISLAALRIAREHGVTTIFNPAPARAELPAECYQLSDVFCPNQSETELLTGLPAQSVEQAQIAARVLLERGAKSVILTLGEHGSLLVTADAVRHVPVQPVRAIDTTGAGDCFVGSLAFFMAAGQPLEEAIRRANTIASISVQSNGTQTSFPDIAQLPPGLIDLQASPDRATISPQQLASYIDHTLLKPDALSADFDRLCDEALRFGFKSVCVNSNRVAQVAKRLANSAVKVCSVIGFPLGAMESAAKAAEARRAVELGATEIDMVINVGDLIAGDLQSVEQDIRTVRDAAPQPIVLKTIIETCLLSDEQKVAACRIAQSAGADFVKTSTGFSSGGATVDDVRLLRATVGTDMGVKASGGIRDTQTALEMIEAGADRIGASAGPAIIKGLDHK from the coding sequence ATGGACCAACCGAGAATCTGCGTGGTCGGAGCGTGCAACATCGACCTGATCAGCTACGTGCCGCGTCTGCCGGTGTTGGGCGAGACCCTGCACGGCGAGCGCTTCGCCATCGGCTTCGGCGGCAAGGGGGCCAACCAGGCGGCGATGGCCGCCAAGCTCGGAGCCGCGGTGAGCATGGTCGCCAAACTCGGCCGCGACACCTTTGGCGAGGATACCCTGGCCAACTTCAAGCGGCTGGGGATCGACACGCGCCACGTGGTGTTCACCGACCAGGCGTTCAGCGGAGTCGCGCCGATCGCTGTCGATGCGCAGGGGAACAACTCGATCATCATCGTCACCGGGGCCAACGACCTGCTGACCGTTGACGAGGTCGAGGCCGCGCGCGATGTCATTGCCGCGTCGCAGGTGCTGGTCTGCCAGCTCGAGAGCCCGCTGGAGATCAGCCTCGCCGCGTTGCGCATCGCCCGCGAGCACGGGGTCACGACGATCTTCAATCCCGCGCCGGCCCGCGCCGAGCTGCCCGCCGAATGCTATCAGCTCAGCGACGTGTTCTGCCCCAATCAAAGCGAGACCGAGCTGCTCACCGGACTGCCCGCCCAGAGCGTGGAGCAGGCGCAAATCGCGGCGCGGGTGTTGCTCGAACGCGGGGCCAAATCGGTGATCCTGACCCTGGGCGAGCACGGTAGCCTGCTGGTGACCGCTGACGCGGTGCGTCACGTGCCGGTCCAACCGGTACGCGCTATCGACACCACGGGCGCGGGCGATTGCTTCGTGGGCAGCCTGGCGTTCTTCATGGCGGCCGGACAGCCGCTAGAGGAGGCGATTCGACGCGCCAACACCATCGCCTCGATCAGCGTGCAGTCCAACGGAACCCAGACCAGCTTCCCCGACATTGCGCAGCTTCCGCCGGGATTGATCGATCTGCAGGCGAGCCCGGACCGAGCCACGATCAGCCCGCAGCAGCTCGCGTCCTACATCGACCACACGCTGCTGAAGCCCGACGCGCTGAGCGCGGACTTTGACCGGCTGTGCGACGAGGCGCTGCGCTTTGGATTCAAGTCGGTCTGCGTCAACTCCAATCGCGTGGCCCAGGTTGCCAAGCGACTGGCAAACAGCGCGGTCAAGGTTTGCAGCGTAATCGGCTTCCCCCTGGGCGCAATGGAGAGCGCGGCCAAGGCGGCCGAGGCGCGGCGCGCCGTGGAGCTGGGAGCCACAGAGATCGATATGGTAATCAACGTCGGCGACCTGATCGCGGGCGACCTGCAAAGCGTGGAGCAAGACATCCGCACGGTGCGTGATGCGGCCCCGCAACCGATCGTGCTCAAGACAATCATCGAGACCTGTCTACTCAGTGACGAGCAGAAGGTCGCGGCCTGCCGCATCGCCCAATCCGCCGGAGCCGATTTTGTCAAAACCAGCACCGGGTTCTCCAGCGGCGGCGCAACGGTGGACGACGTGCGTCTGCTGCGCGCCACGGTCGGAACCGATATGGGGGTTAAGGCCAGCGGCGGAATCCGCGATACTCAAACAGCCTTGGAGATGATCGAGGCCGGGGCCGACCGCATCGGCGCCAGCGCGGGTCCGGCGATTATTAAGGGACTGGACCACAAATAG